The DNA window CCGCCGAGAGCAAGCTGATCGAGGCCCAGCGAATCGAGCAGCGCACGCGCTTCGATATCGAGATGATGCGCGAGCTCGGCTATTGCTCCGGCATCGAGAACTACAGCCGGTACATGGATGGACGGGTGGCCGGCACGCCGCCTAACACGCTTCTCGACTACTTCCCCGAGGACTACCTGACGGTGGTCGACGAGTCGCACCAGACGCTTCCCCAGCTGCGCGGGATGTACGCGGGCGACAAGCAGCGCAAGGATACCCTCATCGAGTACGGCTTCCGCCTGCCCTCCGCCGCCGATAACCGGCCGCTGAAGTTCCACGAGTGGGAGGGGCGGGTGCCGCAGGTGGTGTTCGTCTCGGCCACGCCCGGGCCGTTCGAGCGCGAGCACAGCACACAGATCGTTGAGCAGATCATCCGCCCCACCGGCCTGGTGGACCCGGAAGTGATCGTCCGGCCCACGCGCGGGCAGATCGACGACCTGATCGGCGAGATCCGAGCGCGCGCCGACCGCGGCGAGCGCGTGCTCGTCACGACCCTCACCCGGCGCATGGCGGAGGACCTGGCGGCCTATCTGGAGGACCTGCACGTCAAGGTCAACTACCTCCACTTCGGCGTGAAGACCATCCAGCGCACCGAGATCCTGCGCGACCTGCGCGTGGGCGTCTACGACGTGGTGATCGGCGTTAACCTGCTGCGCGAGGGGTTGGACCTGCCGGAGGTGACTCTCGTGGCGATCCTCGACGCGGACAAGGAGGGCTTCCTGCGCTCCGAAACCTCGCTGGTGCAGACCATCGGCCGGGCCGCGCGCAACCTGAGCGGGCAGGTGATCATGTACGCCGACAACGTCACCGGCTCGATGGCGCGCGCCATCGCGGAGACGAACCGGCGCCGCGCCATCCAGGCCGCCTACAACCTCGAGCACGGCATCACCCCGCAGACGGTGCGCAAGGCCATCCGCGACATCATCGTCTCCGAACGCGTGGCGGAGGAGAAGACGAGCTACCGGGCCCGCCCGGACCTGACGCAGGCCGAGCGTCTTCCGCTCGATCAGGTGGTGGAGTTGATCGCCCAGCTCGAGAAGCAGATGAAGGAGGCGAGCAGGGCGCTCGAGTTCGAGCGGGCCGCCGAGATCCGCGACGAGATCGCCGAGTTGCGCCGGTTCGTGCCCTCCAACGCGATGGGCGGGCTGCCGGGCGACCGCAAAGCCGGCGCGCGCGGCCGGCGGACGCGATAGGGGGGCGAGCGGTCATGGCCGAGACGCCGGACGACCTTCAGCGCTCCCTGCGCGTGCTGCGCTTCCCGGGCGACCTGGAGCGCGAGTTTCGCGAGGAGTACTTCCGCAAATCGATCGGCCTCGGCCGGGGCGTGCTGTTGATCGCCGTGTGCATCGTGGCGCTGGCCGGTCTCTACGCGCTCACGGAGCCGCCGGTGGTCCGCCTGCACGACTGGCCCGTGCGCTACGGCATCATCTGCCCGCTGCTCCTGGGCCTGTTCGGCCTCTCGTTCGTGCCGCGCCTCTTCCGCCACATGCAGGTCGCCAGCGCCGCCGCCGTGCTGCTGCTGGGCGCCAGTCTGCTCGTGATCGACCTTCGCACGCCGGGAGCGGTGGCCCAGCAGGGCGCTCTGGACATCATCGTCCTCATCGTGGCGACCTACACGCTCGTCAGACTCCGATTCGTCAACGCGGTGCTCG is part of the Chthonomonadales bacterium genome and encodes:
- the uvrB gene encoding excinuclease ABC subunit UvrB; the encoded protein is MPEFQLRSDYQMRGDQAQAVDNLVRGLERGDARQTLLGATGTGKTFTMAQVIQRMRRPTLVIAHNKTLAAQLCSEFRDFFPENAVEYFVSYYDYYQPEAYIPQTDTYIEKDAQINDEIDRLRHSATQAVLERRDVIVVASVSCIYGLGSPEEYRRIICTFRRGETFDREEALRRLVDMQFTRNSLELQRGTFRVRGDLLEIQPIDEEVVIRVEYFGDDVERITLIDPVTGEVIGSRDSVTVFPASHFVTSAERLEAAIELIRGEMEEQVARFTAESKLIEAQRIEQRTRFDIEMMRELGYCSGIENYSRYMDGRVAGTPPNTLLDYFPEDYLTVVDESHQTLPQLRGMYAGDKQRKDTLIEYGFRLPSAADNRPLKFHEWEGRVPQVVFVSATPGPFEREHSTQIVEQIIRPTGLVDPEVIVRPTRGQIDDLIGEIRARADRGERVLVTTLTRRMAEDLAAYLEDLHVKVNYLHFGVKTIQRTEILRDLRVGVYDVVIGVNLLREGLDLPEVTLVAILDADKEGFLRSETSLVQTIGRAARNLSGQVIMYADNVTGSMARAIAETNRRRAIQAAYNLEHGITPQTVRKAIRDIIVSERVAEEKTSYRARPDLTQAERLPLDQVVELIAQLEKQMKEASRALEFERAAEIRDEIAELRRFVPSNAMGGLPGDRKAGARGRRTR